One Chloroherpetonaceae bacterium DNA segment encodes these proteins:
- a CDS encoding pentapeptide repeat-containing protein, which yields MRLLTTANYIHYFMLSVKIILLPLVLLSMPLSSFAQNRANPFDGVKLVIDGKPTHVLRKVLENHQKWLKERDFKKSISIHIERSDYISQEDSLRANLTGAILSGYKGFDVSEHFFPSFAGVIFTEADLTNADFSFRDLSHVQMSKAKLEGANFSGANLDSATLNDADLRKANFLGASLKNSHLGGADMSEVNFEINSEFLPNLMSFRRAKNIEFMQYNNYPDALYQLRNNFAEIGREDISSKIGRAIEYSKTRKLLEDKNYMKALFRLVFWEWTTDYGLAQLRALLILIGLIPFFAVIYFVAILSSNQRLIYKILPADRIDGDGNRIVSPIKERGWIAFGTATKLSVFSAFAVGFREFDIGSWLYRLQGSESFLIPKGWVRSITGLQSLISLILLSSFIISILGK from the coding sequence ATGAGACTGTTAACAACCGCAAATTATATACATTATTTTATGTTGTCTGTTAAGATCATATTATTACCACTCGTCCTTTTGAGCATGCCACTATCTTCATTTGCACAAAATAGAGCGAACCCATTTGATGGAGTGAAATTGGTGATTGATGGCAAACCTACACATGTTTTAAGAAAGGTTTTGGAAAATCATCAGAAGTGGCTAAAAGAAAGAGATTTTAAAAAAAGTATTTCGATTCATATAGAACGTTCAGACTACATTTCACAAGAAGACTCATTAAGGGCAAATTTAACAGGTGCAATTCTATCAGGTTACAAAGGCTTTGATGTTTCCGAGCACTTTTTCCCTTCATTTGCTGGTGTAATATTTACTGAAGCGGATTTAACAAATGCAGATTTTTCATTCCGAGACCTTAGTCATGTACAGATGAGCAAGGCAAAGTTAGAAGGAGCGAATTTTTCTGGAGCAAATCTTGATTCAGCGACCCTTAATGATGCCGATCTTAGGAAAGCAAATTTTCTTGGTGCATCATTGAAGAATTCACACCTTGGTGGAGCAGACATGTCAGAAGTTAACTTTGAAATAAACTCTGAGTTTCTCCCAAATTTAATGTCGTTTAGACGAGCAAAAAATATTGAGTTTATGCAGTATAACAACTATCCAGATGCTCTTTACCAATTAAGAAATAATTTTGCAGAAATTGGGAGAGAAGATATTTCAAGCAAAATTGGACGAGCTATAGAATATTCTAAAACAAGAAAACTTCTAGAAGATAAAAATTACATGAAGGCTCTCTTTCGTTTAGTGTTTTGGGAATGGACTACCGACTATGGTCTTGCTCAGCTTAGAGCATTACTAATACTAATAGGTTTGATACCTTTCTTTGCAGTCATTTATTTCGTTGCCATTTTAAGTTCCAACCAACGATTAATATATAAAATCCTGCCAGCTGACAGAATAGATGGAGACGGGAATAGAATTGTTTCACCAATAAAAGAGCGTGGATGGATTGCTTTTGGAACGGCAACAAAGCTTAGTGTATTTTCTGCTTTTGCTGTTGGATTCAGGGAATTTGACATAGGTAGCTGGCTTTATCGCCTCCAAGGTTCAGAAAGTTTCCTTATTCCAAAAGGCTGGGTTAGAAGCATTACGGGACTACAATCTTTAATAAGTTTAATACTATTATCTTCATTCATAATTTCTATTCTTGGTAAGTAG
- a CDS encoding lysozyme: MPISENAIKLIKHYESLHDGNLKELGIQPKMDPVGIWTIGWGHAIVDPITRQFVRGKENYKRALELFPNFDDRQADDLFLRDISAFEKAVRNAVKPKLDDNQIGALTSFAYNVGTGSFLRSSALKFINQKNIAEAGARLLVWNKAKVNGQLVELKGLTYRRMSERDLLVTGVLKFYNVN, from the coding sequence ATGCCAATCTCAGAGAACGCAATCAAACTCATCAAGCATTACGAAAGCTTGCACGACGGTAACTTAAAGGAACTCGGCATTCAGCCAAAGATGGACCCGGTCGGCATTTGGACAATTGGCTGGGGTCATGCCATCGTGGATCCAATTACTCGTCAATTTGTGCGCGGAAAAGAAAATTACAAGCGCGCACTGGAATTATTTCCAAATTTTGACGATCGCCAAGCGGATGATTTATTTTTGCGTGACATTTCTGCGTTTGAAAAAGCCGTACGCAATGCTGTGAAACCAAAATTAGATGACAATCAAATCGGTGCATTGACTTCCTTTGCCTACAATGTCGGCACGGGCAGTTTTCTGCGGAGCAGCGCATTAAAATTCATTAACCAAAAAAATATCGCTGAGGCGGGAGCGCGGCTTTTAGTATGGAATAAAGCCAAAGTCAACGGCCAACTTGTTGAATTGAAGGGCTTAACTTATCGCCGAATGAGCGAGCGCGATTTACTTGTAACAGGCGTATTGAAATTCTATAATGTAAATTAA
- a CDS encoding WG repeat-containing protein — MNDTPKLFPAKKDGKSGYINSTGQIIIDFSFDFFGCREFSEGLASVLVNGKAGYIDTKGNFVIQPKFNLAMPFSEGLAYVELNKKFGYIDKNGEFAVEPQFYSCESFSDGFALVKDSVISKGFFIDKNGKTKLKGRNFLISELREGLINCPNDKGNWGFIDIDDQIIIDFNYKSTRPFYEGKGAVAPKKDNDGKPNRNDKYGFINHQNEFLIEPIYQGADIRFSEGLCAVWDEGYGCIDEKGRLIIPYEFDLIKHFKEELAVFKPKGRNKKYGFIDKTGIVKIEPKFTHVDDFYNGLSEVIIGTEYENFKYGYINQNGEEIWEPRR; from the coding sequence ATGAACGACACACCAAAACTATTTCCAGCAAAAAAAGACGGGAAATCGGGTTACATAAACTCGACTGGACAAATAATTATTGACTTTTCATTTGACTTTTTTGGTTGCCGTGAATTTTCCGAAGGACTTGCTAGTGTATTAGTTAACGGAAAAGCTGGGTATATTGACACCAAAGGTAATTTTGTAATTCAACCTAAATTCAATTTAGCAATGCCATTTTCAGAAGGACTTGCTTATGTTGAATTAAATAAAAAATTCGGTTACATTGACAAGAATGGTGAGTTTGCTGTAGAACCACAATTTTATAGTTGTGAAAGTTTTTCAGATGGATTTGCATTAGTAAAAGACAGTGTTATATCAAAAGGTTTTTTTATCGACAAAAATGGAAAGACAAAACTTAAAGGTAGAAATTTTTTAATATCTGAACTTAGAGAAGGTTTAATTAATTGCCCTAATGACAAAGGTAATTGGGGTTTTATTGATATAGACGACCAAATCATAATAGACTTTAATTATAAATCGACAAGACCATTTTATGAAGGCAAAGGAGCAGTTGCACCAAAAAAAGACAACGATGGAAAACCAAACCGCAACGACAAATATGGTTTTATAAATCACCAAAATGAGTTTTTAATTGAACCAATTTATCAAGGTGCTGATATAAGATTTTCCGAAGGACTTTGTGCAGTTTGGGACGAAGGCTATGGCTGCATTGACGAAAAGGGAAGACTAATTATTCCTTATGAATTTGATTTAATAAAACATTTCAAAGAAGAATTAGCCGTCTTTAAACCTAAAGGACGAAATAAAAAATATGGGTTCATTGACAAAACAGGAATTGTAAAAATAGAACCGAAATTCACTCACGTAGACGACTTTTATAATGGCCTTTCCGAAGTAATTATCGGGACAGAATACGAAAATTTCAAATACGGTTATATTAACCAAAATGGCGAAGAAATATGGGAACCGAGAAGATAA
- a CDS encoding serine hydrolase: MYFPSNSNWETKSLSSLNWNQNAVQPLKDFLIQKNTKSFMILVNGRIVMEEYFSGHTATTTWEWNSAGKTLVATSIGIAQQEGLLNINNKASDYLGVQWTSMPLAKENLISVRHLLTMTSGNDDTKQYVIKPNLTYVADAGTRWAYSNIFQKLIDIVSNVSSKSFESYFNEKIKAKIGMDGYWNFGTIFTIYHSTTRSMARFGLMALNKGKWNNEQIINESFFNESISTSQNVNPSYGYLWWLNGKTSYMAPSSQTVYQGFLVPNAPADMYAAMGANDQRIYVIQSKKMVIVRMGEASDPANPSFAVSGFDNELWAKINAVIN, translated from the coding sequence ATGTATTTCCCATCTAATTCAAATTGGGAAACAAAATCACTTTCAAGCTTAAACTGGAATCAAAACGCTGTTCAACCATTGAAAGACTTTCTAATTCAGAAAAATACAAAGTCTTTTATGATACTTGTGAATGGAAGAATTGTAATGGAAGAGTATTTTAGTGGTCACACTGCAACCACAACTTGGGAATGGAATAGTGCGGGCAAAACCTTAGTTGCTACATCAATTGGAATTGCACAACAAGAAGGTTTATTGAACATTAACAACAAAGCATCGGATTATTTAGGTGTGCAATGGACGAGTATGCCTTTGGCAAAAGAAAACCTAATTTCTGTAAGGCACTTACTCACGATGACATCGGGTAATGATGACACAAAACAATATGTTATTAAACCTAATTTGACATACGTTGCAGATGCAGGAACAAGGTGGGCTTATAGTAATATATTCCAAAAATTAATAGATATTGTTTCAAATGTAAGCAGTAAGTCTTTTGAAAGTTATTTTAATGAAAAAATAAAGGCAAAAATAGGAATGGATGGTTATTGGAATTTTGGAACCATTTTCACCATTTACCATAGTACAACAAGAAGTATGGCAAGGTTTGGACTTATGGCACTGAACAAAGGAAAATGGAATAACGAACAAATTATAAATGAATCCTTTTTTAATGAAAGTATCTCAACATCTCAAAATGTCAATCCATCTTATGGATATTTATGGTGGTTGAATGGGAAAACAAGTTATATGGCTCCCAGTTCACAAACAGTTTATCAGGGTTTTTTGGTACCAAATGCACCAGCCGATATGTATGCTGCTATGGGAGCAAACGACCAACGAATTTATGTAATTCAAAGTAAAAAGATGGTGATTGTAAGAATGGGAGAAGCGTCTGACCCCGCAAATCCAAGTTTTGCAGTTTCTGGTTTTGACAATGAACTTTGGGCAAAAATTAATGCGGTAATAAACTAA
- a CDS encoding SRPBCC family protein, with product MIQSRYSVTVNAPIELVWAKLIDIQNWSSWHPTLSNIYLVDTTIKNGLIFTYQYDKTKLKAEILEVIPFKTFKFKATAKGVTGINTWTLEENDGQVTVYDYEEMNGLIVWLFKKQFQKGLDTGMKNWLDNFKSSFSTNAK from the coding sequence ATGATACAGAGCAGATATAGCGTAACAGTAAATGCCCCTATTGAATTAGTTTGGGCAAAATTGATTGATATTCAAAATTGGTCGTCTTGGCATCCAACTTTGAGTAATATTTATTTAGTAGATACAACCATAAAAAATGGATTAATTTTTACTTACCAGTATGACAAGACTAAACTTAAAGCGGAGATATTAGAGGTTATTCCTTTTAAAACTTTCAAATTTAAGGCGACAGCAAAAGGAGTTACAGGTATTAACACTTGGACACTTGAAGAAAATGATGGACAAGTAACAGTTTATGACTATGAGGAAATGAATGGCTTAATCGTTTGGCTCTTTAAAAAACAATTCCAAAAAGGATTGGATACTGGAATGAAAAACTGGCTTGATAACTTTAAATCGTCCTTTTCAACTAATGCAAAATAA
- a CDS encoding YiiD C-terminal domain-containing protein encodes MKITDLPFNKLIGMKVSTDPEYLLSLDDKSDYTNHLGTVHASALFSLAEATSGHFLLVNFPKFDSGLIPVVRHVEIKYKKPANGQINSTAHLIDNTLDEILEQLLTRKRALVKLKVELFDTDKTIIMTGDFEWFVTISNIST; translated from the coding sequence ATGAAAATAACAGACTTACCATTTAATAAATTAATCGGAATGAAAGTTTCGACAGATCCAGAATATCTGTTAAGTTTGGACGACAAGAGTGACTACACTAATCATTTAGGGACAGTACACGCAAGTGCATTATTTTCATTGGCTGAAGCTACAAGCGGACATTTCCTACTAGTTAATTTTCCAAAATTCGACTCGGGACTTATTCCTGTTGTGAGACACGTTGAAATTAAATATAAAAAACCTGCAAATGGACAAATAAATTCAACTGCACACTTAATTGATAATACATTAGACGAAATACTTGAACAACTCTTGACAAGAAAACGAGCATTGGTAAAACTAAAGGTAGAATTGTTTGACACGGATAAAACAATTATAATGACTGGTGACTTTGAATGGTTTGTGACTATATCAAACATCAGCACCTAA
- a CDS encoding serine hydrolase domain-containing protein, with protein MTKILLFLVFAFLMGSVTYGQKINKSKIDILLKGAEQTHSEAVIIYKDNNLVIEKYFGIGQANNKIESMSCTKSIVGLAVACLLNDKLIDSLDIPVSTYFPEWKQGQKQFITLRHLLNMTSGLQNNPNASIEIYPSHDFVQLALTAELSYKPGEVWAYNNKALNLMAGVIKKITGKRMDNYIGERLFRPLGITDFSWSLDSVGNPHVMSGCQIKPMDFAKIGLLLLNKGRFNNEVVIAEKYITEVITPCKQYQGYGMLWWIDYEKTVSVIDDEIINELTKAEVPQDFVQKVISMKGTYATNDEYYAKVQNVFGKNPWGYINETLGSNLRLRKKEFSGNITYRADGYLGNYIIVDPKNKIVAIRMISHQSFENENDNFFDFGKQVLNLTE; from the coding sequence ATGACAAAAATACTTCTATTTCTTGTATTCGCTTTTTTGATGGGTTCTGTTACTTATGGACAGAAAATAAACAAAAGCAAAATAGATATCCTTCTAAAAGGGGCTGAGCAGACGCATTCAGAAGCTGTTATTATATATAAAGACAATAATTTGGTTATAGAAAAGTACTTTGGCATCGGACAAGCCAATAATAAAATTGAAAGTATGTCCTGCACGAAAAGTATTGTTGGGCTTGCAGTTGCTTGCCTTCTTAATGACAAGTTGATTGATAGTCTTGATATTCCTGTTTCAACTTATTTCCCCGAATGGAAACAGGGCCAAAAGCAATTTATCACCTTAAGACACTTGTTGAATATGACCTCAGGACTGCAAAACAATCCTAATGCATCAATTGAAATATATCCCAGTCACGACTTTGTGCAATTAGCCCTTACTGCCGAACTTTCATATAAACCAGGTGAGGTTTGGGCATATAACAACAAGGCGTTAAATCTTATGGCAGGAGTAATAAAAAAAATTACAGGCAAACGAATGGACAATTATATTGGTGAACGTCTTTTCAGACCATTGGGAATTACTGATTTCAGTTGGTCCCTAGATAGTGTTGGCAATCCACATGTAATGTCTGGATGTCAAATTAAACCAATGGATTTTGCTAAGATTGGACTTTTATTATTAAATAAAGGAAGGTTTAATAATGAGGTAGTAATTGCAGAAAAATACATAACTGAAGTAATCACGCCATGTAAACAATATCAAGGATATGGCATGTTGTGGTGGATAGACTATGAAAAGACAGTTTCAGTAATTGATGATGAAATAATAAATGAACTTACAAAGGCAGAAGTACCTCAAGACTTCGTTCAAAAGGTTATTTCAATGAAAGGAACTTATGCTACAAATGATGAATATTATGCTAAAGTTCAAAATGTTTTTGGAAAAAATCCTTGGGGATACATTAATGAAACACTTGGTTCTAATCTTCGTTTACGAAAAAAAGAATTTAGCGGCAACATAACATATCGGGCTGACGGATACTTGGGAAATTACATTATTGTAGATCCGAAGAATAAAATTGTTGCCATCAGAATGATTAGCCATCAAAGTTTCGAAAATGAAAATGACAACTTTTTTGACTTTGGTAAACAGGTGCTGAATTTAACTGAGTAA